The uncultured Fretibacterium sp. genomic sequence GGTCATCGACGGGCAGGTTACCAACGGGGTGGCGGTGCGGATGGCGCTGCTTTATCTGCTGACGCGCACCCGCGCCGAGGCCGGAGCGTAAGGAGGGGGTCGAACATGACGAACAGCCTGATGGATAAGAATTTGACGGATAGGAGCTCGATGGATAATAATAGGGGAGGCGCGGAGGACATTTTGATTCGGGGCGGCGACGTCCTGACGGCCTCGGGTTTTGAGAGGGGCGACTTGCTGATGCGCGGCGCCGTCGTCGCCGCGCTGGGGACGAACCTGGAGGCTGGGAGCGCCAGGGTGGTCGATGCCTCGGGGCTCTTGGTTGTGCCGGGGCTGGTCGATATCCACTGCCATCTGCGCGAGCCGGGCTACGAACACAAGGAGGACATCGCCTCCGGGACCGCGGCGGCGGCCGCCGGAGGGTTCACCTCCATCTGCTGCATGGCCAACACCGACCCCGTCAACGACAACGCGGCCGTGACGGAATTCATCAAGAGCAGGGCGGCAGAGCGGGGAAGCGCGCATGTGTATCCCATAGCGGCCGTGACGAAGGGGCTGAAGGGGGAGGAGCTCACCGAGATGGGCGAGCTGGCCGAGGCGGGGGCCGTGGCCCTCTCCGACGACGGGCAGTCCATCCGCAGCGCGCAGCGGATGAGGCTGGCGCTCCGCTATGCTGGGCGCTTTGGCATGACGATCGTCTCCCACCCGGAGGACGACGAGCTGACGAACGGCGGCGTCATGAACGAGGGGTACTGGTCGACAGCCTTGGGCCTGCCGGGGGTCACCCGGGCTGCGGAGGAGACGATCATCGCGCGGGACTGCAGGCTCGCGGGGCTGGAGAACGCGCGGCTGCACGTGGCACACGTCTCCACGGCGGGCGGGGCCGAGCTGGTGAGGGAGGCCAAGCGGCGAGGCTGGCCCGTGACCTGCGAGACGGCGCCCCATTACCTCTATGCCACCGACGAGTGGCTCCAGGACTACGACACGAATGCGCGGGTGAACCCACCGCTGCGCACGGAGGCAGATAGGCTGGCCCTGATTGAGGCCCTGAAGGACGGGACGATCGACTGCATCGCCACCGACCACGCGCCGCACCACGCCGACGACAAAAACGTGGAGTTCGCCCTGGCCTCCTCCGGCATATCGGGGTTCGAGACGGCACTCGCGGTCTGCTGGACGGCGCTGGTCATGCCCGGCCATATGACGCCCGAACAGGTGCTGGACAAGCTCTCACGCGCTCCGGCCAGGGTTCTGGGGCTCGATGCGGGGACGATCGAGGTCGGAAAACGCGCGGACGTGACGTTGATCGATCCCCGGGCCGAGTGGACGGTGGACCCCGGGAAGTTTCGGAGCCGCGGGAAGAATACGCCCTTCGCCGGGCGTACCCTGACGGGGGCGATCCGCTGCACCTTCCTCGAGGGACGTCCGGTATACGGGGACGGTCCGGAATGCAGATAGACCGCCTGATCCGGGCGATTCGTGAGCGCGGCAACCCCTCGGCCCTCGGGCTCGATACCCGGGTCGAATATGTTCCCGCGGCGTTCGCCCGGCCCCACATCGAGGCCGGGAGGCCTGCCGATGCGGTGCGGGCCTTCAACTTCGCTCTGCTCGACGGCCTGAGGGATCTGATCCCCTGCGTGAAGGTCCAGGCGGCCTATTACGAACGGATGGGGCTCCCGGGGCTGTCCTGTATGTACGATACCGTAGCGGAGGCGCGGAGGCTGGGTTACGTCGTGATCCTCGATGCGAAGCGGGGGGACATCGGCGCGACCGCCGCGGCCTACTCCGAGGCGTACCTCGCCTCGGATGCCCCTTTGTCGGTGGATTTCCTGACGGTGAATCCCTACCTGGGCAGTGACGGCGTGACGCCCTTCGTGGATGATTGCCGCACGTCGGGCCGGGGGATCTTCGTCCTGGTCAAGACCTCGAACCCCTCCTCCGGCGAGTTCCAGGACCTGACTGTCGGGGATGGCCGGGCGCTCTTCGAGCATGTGGGGGCGAAGGTCGGGGAGTGGGGGGCCGGCCTCATCGGCGCGGAGGGCTACAGCTCCGTCGGCGCAGTCGTCGGGGCGACGTATCCCGAGCAGGGTGCGTGGCTGCGCCGGCGGATGCCGCACACTTTCTTCCTGCTTCCGGGCTACGGGGCCCAGGGGGCGTCCGCCGAGGCCCTGGCCGGCTGCTTCGACGCGTCCGGAGGGGGGGCGCTCGTCGCGGCGTCGCGGAGCCTCATCTGCGCCCACAGGAAGGCCGGGACCGACGACTTCGTCGCGGCCGCCCGGAACGAGGCACTGCGGATGAGGGCGGAGCTCAAAGCTGCCCTCGGATGATAGGCCGAGGACAAGCTGGGCCGGAAAAATCATCCTGCTGCGGCGGGAAAAGTAAGGAGGAGAAAAGAACATGACCAACCCCAACGAGATGGTCAATCCCATTGTTGCCATGTGGAGGCAGGATCGATACAGGAGAACCAGGGAGCTCCTGGACTTGGTGGGGGCGATCCAGACCGGACATTTCCAGCTTTCGTCGGGTCTGCACAGTGATCGCTACGTGCAGTGTGCCAGACTGTTCGAATTTCCTGTGGCAAGTAAGGAGATATGCCAGGAGATGGCAGGTTTGTATCAGGGAGGACG encodes the following:
- a CDS encoding dihydroorotase; the encoded protein is MTNSLMDKNLTDRSSMDNNRGGAEDILIRGGDVLTASGFERGDLLMRGAVVAALGTNLEAGSARVVDASGLLVVPGLVDIHCHLREPGYEHKEDIASGTAAAAAGGFTSICCMANTDPVNDNAAVTEFIKSRAAERGSAHVYPIAAVTKGLKGEELTEMGELAEAGAVALSDDGQSIRSAQRMRLALRYAGRFGMTIVSHPEDDELTNGGVMNEGYWSTALGLPGVTRAAEETIIARDCRLAGLENARLHVAHVSTAGGAELVREAKRRGWPVTCETAPHYLYATDEWLQDYDTNARVNPPLRTEADRLALIEALKDGTIDCIATDHAPHHADDKNVEFALASSGISGFETALAVCWTALVMPGHMTPEQVLDKLSRAPARVLGLDAGTIEVGKRADVTLIDPRAEWTVDPGKFRSRGKNTPFAGRTLTGAIRCTFLEGRPVYGDGPECR
- the pyrF gene encoding orotidine-5'-phosphate decarboxylase — protein: MQIDRLIRAIRERGNPSALGLDTRVEYVPAAFARPHIEAGRPADAVRAFNFALLDGLRDLIPCVKVQAAYYERMGLPGLSCMYDTVAEARRLGYVVILDAKRGDIGATAAAYSEAYLASDAPLSVDFLTVNPYLGSDGVTPFVDDCRTSGRGIFVLVKTSNPSSGEFQDLTVGDGRALFEHVGAKVGEWGAGLIGAEGYSSVGAVVGATYPEQGAWLRRRMPHTFFLLPGYGAQGASAEALAGCFDASGGGALVAASRSLICAHRKAGTDDFVAAARNEALRMRAELKAALG